From Aedes albopictus strain Foshan chromosome 1, AalbF5, whole genome shotgun sequence, one genomic window encodes:
- the LOC134285644 gene encoding uncharacterized protein K02A2.6-like: MSPEFEANLLRILENQGRILAELSASRAAEAQASQAGQGDGNLQRSQQHPEEPRLRNQSEFLIESLSSAINEFNYDPEAGITFEAWFAKYEDLFEEDARALDGPAKVRLLLRNLSTVAHKKYVSYILPKKPKEVTFDETIKTLKSIFGRQTSLFNQRYQCLQLKKDPTDDYFTYAGVVNEKCEEFKLSEINADQFKCLMFVSGLNSSKDSDVRTTLLSRIESSNPATPMTLRSLAEECQRLLNLKRDTAMIEKTGGKQTVCAVKNSSKPPHNSKPQSEIPNTPCWRCGDMHYSKNCPYLQHECKSCKKTGHKEGYCSCFKQKDRKKKRLFKNNAVAKAQGLYTINQVSIAARRKFVNLEINGHPVRLQLDSAADITVISSDVYKQIGSPVGSSASINVVNASGDDMGLIAEFECTVTLNDVVKQGRCYVTNVDNLNLFGTEWIELFGLWDIPFNAVCNQVSSKSHPKSEELVQRLRSKFKNVFSEDLGLCTKKKVSLSVKPGTKPVFRPKRPVPYASTEKIEAELDRLQSLGIISPIPYSEWAAPIVAVRKPNGKVRICADYSTGLNEALEPNQHPLPLPQDLFTKLAGKKYFTQIDLSDAYLQVEVTEESRKMLSINTHKGLFQFNRLSPGVKTAPGEFQHIVDNMIADLEDVSGYLDDIMVASDTLKKHIEQLDRLFARIEEYGFHLKIEKSNFFMKQIKYLGLIADEEGLRPDPEKVKAIVKMPAPHDVQTLRSFLGAINYYGKFVRSMHELRQPLDALLKKDVQWNWSQACQESFNKFKDILQSDLLLTHYNPKLEMIVAADASQNGLGAVLLHRFPDGTVKAVCHASRTLTNAEKNYAQGEKEGLALVFACTKFHRMIFGRRFTLHTDHKPLLGIFGSKKGIPVHTASRLQRWALTLLQYDFKLEFKSTDSFGYADVLSRLIGEHSKPDEDYIIASVQLEADIKSMQAESAAVLPVTYQMIQQETKQDETLQSVMRHLRNNWTTPPEANELQCFFKRRESLCEADGCLMFLDRMVVPLSLQNAVLKQLHAGHPGMQRMKSIARSFIYWPNIDAHIEDYVRKCSDCAAVSKAPVKTTLSSWPIPSQPWTRLHLDQSVHD; this comes from the coding sequence ATGTCTCCAGAATTCGAAGCGAATCTTTTGAGGATCCTGGAAAATCAAGGCCGCATTCTTGCAGAGTTGTCAGCTTCCCGGGCGGCAGAAGCTCAAGCTAGTCAAGCAGGACAAGGGGACGGTAATCTGCAACGCAGTCAGCAGCATCCGGAAGAACCACGTCTGCGGAATCAAAGCGAGTTTCTGATCGAATCGTTGTCAAGCGCAATCAACGAGTTCAACTACGACCCGGAAGCAGGAATAACGTTCGAAGCCTGGTTTGCCAAATATGAAGATCTGTTCGAAGAAGACGCTCGAGCTCTGGACGGACCGGCCAAGGTTCGATTGCTGCTTCGAAACCTCAGCACCGTAGCGCATAAGAAGTATGTGAGCTACATCCTCCCGAAGAAGCCGAAGGAAGTGACTTTCGATGAAACAATCAAGACATTGAAGTCCATCTTCGGTCGTCAAACATCGCTCTTCAATCAACGTTACCAGTGTCTGCAACTCAAGAAGGATCCGACCGACGACTACTTCACCTACGCTGGAGTTGTGAATGAAAAGTGCGAAGAATTCAAGCTCTCGGAGATCAACGCGGACCAATTCAAGTGTTTGATGTTTGTTTCCGGCCTGAATTCAAGCAAGGACTCGGACGTTCGGACAACCCTTCTATCACGGATCGAGAGTTCCAATCCCGCTACGCCGATGACCCTACGCTCGCTAGCAGAGGAATGCCAGAGACTCCTGAATCTGAAACGAGACACCGCCATGATCGAGAAGACCGGAGGAAAACAAACCGTTTGTGCAGTGAAGAATTCATCAAAACCGCCGCACAACAGCAAACCGCAATCCGAAATTCCGAACACACCATGTTGGAGATGTGGCGACATGCATTATTCGAAGAATTGTCCCTACCTTCAGCATGAGTGTAAATCCTGCAAGAAAACTGGACACAAGGAAGGTTATTGCTCCTGTTTTAAGCAAAAGGATAGGAAGAAGAAGCGTCTATTCAAGAATAACGCAGTGGCTAAAGCACAAGGTCTGTACACCATCAATCAGGTCAGTATCGCAGCCAGACGTAAGTTCGTGAACCTGGAGATCAACGGACATCCAGTACGACTACAACTAGACAGCGCAGCAGACATCACCGTGATTTCATCGGACGTGTACAAACAAATAGGCAGCCCCGTTGGAAGTTCAGCATCCATCAACGTTGTTAACGCATCAGGTGACGACATGGGTCTCATAGCTGAATTTGAATGTACCGTTACTTTGAACGACGTCGTGAAGCAAGGAAGATGTTACGTCACAAACGTGGACAATCTCAACTTGTTCGGCACCGAGTGGATCGAGCTGTTTGGATTGTGGGACATTCCGTTCAACGCAGTCTGCAATCAAGTCTCCTCAAAATCACATCCAAAATCGGAAGAACTTGTCCAGCGTCTACGATCGAAGTTCAAGAACGTGTTCAGTGAAGACCTTGGATTATGCACTAAGAAGAAGGTATCGCTATCAGTCAAGCCAGGTACCAAGCCCGTATTTCGTCCGAAGCGTCCAGTCCCGTATGCATCAACAGAGAAGATTGAAGCTGAGCTGGATCGTCTACAAAGTTTGGGAATCATTTCGCCAATTCCATACTCCGAGTGGGCGGCTCCCATCGTTGCTGTACGAAAACCGAACGGCAAAGTGAGAATTTGCGCGGACTATTCCACCGGACTAAATGAAGCTTTGGAACCAAATCAACATCCGTTACCGTTACCACAGGACCTGTTTACGAAGCTGGCGGGCAAGAAGTACTTCACTCAAATCGATTTATCCGATGCTTATCTACAAGTAGAAGTCACAGAAGAGTCCAGGAAGATGCTGTCAATCAACACTCACAAAGGCTTATTTCAATTCAATCGACTTTCCCCTGGTGTCAAGACGGCCCCCGGCGAATTCCAGCATATCGTGGACAATATGATTGCGGATTTGGAGGACGTTAGCGGATATCTCGATGACATCATGGTAGCAAGTGACACCTTGAAGAAGCACATAGAGCAACTAGACCGGTTGTTCGCACGAATTGAAGAGTACGGTTTCCATCTGAAAATTGAGAAGAGCAACTTTTTCATGAAGCAAATCAAGTACCTTGGACTGATCGCTGATGAAGAAGGACTTCGACCTGATCCAGAAAAGGTCAAGGCAATTGTCAAGATGCCGGCGCCTCATGATGTTCAAACGTTACGTTCATTCCTGGGAGCAATTAACTACTACGGCAAGTTTGTGAGGTCCATGCATGAGCTTCGCCAACCACTTGATGCTCTACTCAAGAAAGATGTCCAATGGAACTGGAGTCAAGCGTGCCAGGAATCATTCAACAAGTTCAAGGATATCCTTCAATCAGACCTGTTGCTGACCCACTATAATCCGAAACTGGAGATGATAGTAGCAGCGGACGCGTCACAGAATGGCCTGGGTGCTGTTCTTCTTCATCGCTTTCCTGACGGCACCGTTAAAGCAGTTTGCCACGCTTCCCGGACGTTGACCAATGCTGAGAAGAACTACGCACAAGGTGAAAAAGAAGGACTCGCTCTTGTGTTTGCCTGCACCAAGTTCCATCGCATGATTTTTGGACGGCGATTCACACTACACACGGATCACAAGCCACTACTAGGAATTTTTGGATCGAAAAAAGGAATACCAGTTCATACAGCAAGCAGACTGCAAAGGTGGGCGTTAACTCTCTTGCAGTACGATTTCAAGCTGGAATTCAAGTCTACTGACAGTTTTGGGTATGCTGATGTCCTGTCACGATTGATCGGTGAACATTCCAAGCCGGATGAGGACTACATCATCGCTAGTGTTCAGCTAGAAGCAGACATCAAAAGTATGCAAGCCGAATCTGCAGCAGTACTTCCAGTAACCTACCAGATGATTCAGCAAGAAACGAAGCAGGATGAAACTCTCCAATCCGTCATGCGACATCTTCGGAACAACTGGACAACACCACCAGAAGCCAATGAACTTCAGTGTTTCTTCAAACGGCGCGAATCGTTGTGTGAAGCAGACGGATGCCTTATGTTCCTGGATCGTATGGTAGTACCACTGTCTTTGCAGAATGCAGTTCTCAAGCAATTGCACGCAGGGCACCCCGGAATGCAGAGAATGAAATCCATAGCAAGAAGCTTCATCTACTGGCCTAATATTGACGCTCACATTGAGGACTACGTACGCAAGTGTAGTGACTGCGCAGCAGTTTCAAAAGCTCCAGTGAAGACTACTCTATCATCGTGGCCTATACCTTCTCAACCGTGGACCAGGCTACATTTggaccagagcgttcatgattaa